Sequence from the Sardina pilchardus chromosome 15, fSarPil1.1, whole genome shotgun sequence genome:
CctcctactgtatatactgGAGTCAGACGCACATGTTGCCATGGGTAACTGCTATGGTAACAAAAAATGTAGTCAGAGTAAGAACGTTTGTAACACAGTACATAGAAAACATGGGCAAGGAGGAAAAGGGTAACAGTTTTCACATGCTCTGCTGGGGCAGGAATATACGTTGAGAAATGCTCACTCAAGTtcatttaattatattttatCCTTGGAAAAGTGTTTAAAAAATAGCCCTGCAGAATTCTGTAAATCTCTACGGGAAGGGCACACTGTTCCACAATTAATCATCACTGATGCAATGAGGCACCTTCAGAACAATCCAGAGCCCCTTTCATATTTGCAATCGTAAGCCTCGAAAGAGTAAATGCTTTCTAAGATCAGCATTGGCATTTAGTTCACAGTTTTGCATTGTACTTGCATTGATAACTTCAGGCAGAattttttcatatatatatatatatatgtgtgtgtgtgtgtgcttttttttttgctttaccTACCACTTCTAAGATTTGCCTGCCACTTCAAAATCAGTGCTGAAATCCTGTAGTTTGAACTCACTCTTATACAATGCCTGAATTGCCGGAGATCACAGTGCCTGAGAACTTCGACTTAACTAGAACTTAAACCTTGTCTTACTGAAGGAGTCACAAAGGAACGAGATGACATGCTAGCTAGACTGACTGTGCTGCATTTGCCAAGTATTGATTGATACATTCAGTCAGTCTTTCAAACGCTTAGATGCACACATGAAAGCTTACTTTGATGTAGATCTAAACTTCAGCCCAGCAGTGACTAAATACATTCACACTATACAGACTATATTGAATGTGGGTTGCAGTATAGCAGATACAAGTCTCAAGGCTGAAAGtaactttgtgttttgatgcagAGCATATAGGCAGGATTGTCTACTGATTTTAGTCAGAATTCAGAAAAGGCTGACTAATTCTTTTAATTCTGGGTCAAATGTGACCTAAGTGATCAAGTTCAAATCTGTAGGTGGATACACCGCTGTTTGAAGCTGATAGGATTGTAGGCTGTAACAGGGTGCGTGCCGTGGACATAGAAAGTGACAATGTGATGTCATGAGATACAAAGCTGCTCAACATCATTTACTGCCACAGAGTGAAATGCCGCCATCAAAGCCCCGAATGGAGAATGAAAATGGTTTAGATGACAGTGTATCAACTTTCAATAAAAGCACTGACTCCAATGCCTGTCTGGTCTGGAAAAAGCACATTTCAtgaataaaatatattatttcACAAGGGACAAAAGCGCTGATGAATTTGGGTAAACTGTGTCTCGACATGGTAGAGTGTcttcaaacaaaaaacaaactgatAGGAATTGCAAATATGCTATTGTTGGGCCTCAGAGAACATGAATAAAATAATCTGCAACGCTACCCACTTATCTGTGGCAAGAGATTCATAATTTAGCAACAAAACCCTGAATTCTACTGCCCGAAATTGACACTAGCCCATGGGCAGTAGACCGCTGTGCTGTTTCACCGTCGAAAATTGAAACCCAAATGACCAAATCTCCATATAAACCGGAGGTCTATTTCTCTCTGCTACTTGATATTCCTGCGCTAGGATGGTTTTCAAAACTAGCGGCCACTAGAGTCTGACACTCTCGAAAACACTAAAGCAAGACAGGGTGGAACATCGAGAGGTCAGCTCAACTGCACCAGACATGTGTTCTTTGCTCCGACACAAAACCGGGGGGAAGGGACAACAAGGCCATCCTTTTGTCCCGTCTCCCATTTTCAGAGATTTGATAACACCTATTGTATAGTGTCTCAGACCaggggagattttttttttttagaattgaacatctctctatccctttcccACTTTTGCAGGGTAGCTCGCCACAAAGAAAAGATCCTGAGAAGCTCTACAGACAGCAATCAGCCTCTTCCCTCTCCAAGCAGACCCAAGCAGACCCCAACCCCTAAAGCCAGTATGCCCATCACCGTGCAGAACATCACGGCCACGTCGGCCATGGTGAGCTGGCCCTCGGCGCCCGTCTGCCTGGACACCTTCTACAGCGTCATGTACCACCCCAACTGGAACAGCCTGCTGATGGGCTACACGCGCAAGAGCTTCCTGCGCGAGAACCGCGTGCCGGTCAGCCAGACCTCCACGCTGCTGGGCAACCTGAGCCCGCAGACCACCTACATCCTGTGCGTGTCGTGCCAGTCGGTGGCCCAGCCCCCCGTGCGCGAGCAGTGCCAGGTCTTCAACACGCTGTACGACGGCGCGGAGGTGAGCGGCGGGCGCCGCGACCTGGCCATGGGCGTGTGGCTGGCTAGCAGCCTCCTGCTGCTGGTCATCGCCGTGGTGCTGCTCTGGGGCTGCCTGTACTCCATGTGCCCCGGGCAAGGGCAGCcgctgggggaggggggccgTTGCCCCGCAGCGTGCTCCCCACACCAGAGCCAGACCCTGGTGCCCGGcgggagaggaagaggtggaggaggaggtgcagtgcAGGGGGCTGGGGATATAAGAAACAGCAGCTTCTACACGCCCAGCtgcagtgaggaggaggaggaggaggaggaggaggaggaggaggaagaggaggagaaggaagagaaggaaaaggaaGGGAACTCCCGGCAGGACACGGTGCTGGCAAACCCCTTCCACATGGAGCAAGGAGGGGGGGTCTTGGCTGAGGCCGGGACCCCGGGGCACGAGCTTGGACGGCTCCCCAAACAGAGCAGTGGAAGCCCAAAGTGAGATGCTGATTCATTGTCAACAGGACACCACTGCCATTATGACTGGGTATTTTAACAGCAGCCATGTGACGCTGTTTGGGACTTAATGACCCATACAAATCATTCTTTTTATCGCGGGAGGCTGTTATGGCTTTGAGGATTGAAGATAATTTGTGTTGTACAGGAACAAACCAATGAACACTGAAAGGTTTGTTTACACGTGCTACAAATTGTGCTTTTGTCTGTCTTATGGGTCTTTCTGTGAAAAACGTCAATGTTTGTGATagctgacaaacaaacaagaacatGAATGCAAACTACTGCTTTaaggcaaaaaaaaatctcattttCCATAGTAGGGTAACAAAAAATCACATCATTGTATTAATGTGTTTCAAGCTCCATTTATTTCCATTTAAAGTCTCTGTGGTAAAACATGAGACACAATTAACATGGGCAGCGTGACAACCTATCTGACTGTAAGATTtgtccttcctttcttcctctcttttaaaGTCATTAGCGCAGCACTGCGGCATTGTGGATCTGCTCAAACAGATCATTAGAGTCAGCGTGAAAGCACTAAATGAGAACATTGCTTTCTAGCCCTTCATTAGACTTGCTGGCTGAGACgtgaacaaataaaaaaaataattcttgTGTGATCGTCCCCCGAAGGCTCAAACGTCTGGAACATTCTTCCATAATGTGACAACAATTGTGTGAACACACGAGATGACACCCCAGGGTGGGGTATAATGTAATGCAGCAatgaatgagttgcccagtgctctccgttccagcaacagctttggatcttttaagaggggtcttaaggcatatttatttaatatgcacttagtcctttgagtttgtgatgtgttatggtttgtataatagtattgttttgttataatttgtctattgatagaatttgaaatttattttgctattgtccttaaatttagcaataccatgctttagttattattattatatataattaactgagtgacttatttgattgctattctcatttcactgttttatttctcattaggttagtgcttaaaattattgttttactgataatattactattctccctagtttgtaattgttcactgttaatttaatttgtattgttatttatttgtatgtcgctttggacaaaggcgtctgctaaataaccatagccatagccatagccatagccatagccatagccatagccaataTAGGATAAGTGCAGCAATGGAATCGAGCGTAAAATTACACCATTATTTCAGTAGTAACACTCCCAGAGAGGACATGTGTATCTCTGTGCATGACTACAGCATGCTAAATAATAaaccatatgtgaccattcacagcgaaatcagtcgttttgcgcacatcgttattttgagaaaatcaacaataacaaacttccgggttaaaatgttgaatttcacgttttcgcataatttggctgtacagtttcatatcgtgaacgcatttcactgaaaaacctacgttttgactgttaaacccggcgaagattcaacacatttgctgtcattcccgttgtgcacgcgctgcttaaacaggtgatttctcctcttctggcatatcatgacaggagaaccatgtcaactttggatgcggttatcttagcgatagtttgtgtaataccctcgatatacatatcgttggaaagcttagtttatggccgttcacgtgagcacaataacttaatttactaaattttaccgaaacgactggttccgctttacagggtcacatatcagtcctagtgtgtacagtatgctggAGATGCAAGCTGCATCTAATCAGAGCCATTATTTAGTCTCTGTGTGATGGGCATAGGCCCATTCTCCCATTCTCCTTCAGAAGCGTATGGCACATTTGAAATAGCAACTCATATGAACACTTGAATGCACAGCTTCTCCACGTGGCTCaaactgacctttgacccatACAGGTAGTGGGGCTGGGCATTTGGAGGCTTGTCCCTCTGGAACTCCTGTGAAAACGGAAGGACTGTGCGCACAAACCTAGAACACAAGAGAGGCAGAAACAACATTAGATGAGACAAGGGGAGAGCGATGCATTGAAGAGACTTGATTTTTATATCAGATGATTTAATCGCAAATCAAACGGCAGCTATATCTAAAAGATTACAGTTAAGACTCTTTTCATCTGTGATTCCTTGTAGGTGGATTGATTCACCAGATGCTTTTCGTTCTGGTGATAGTTTCGACATCTGTTTACCTTGTATCTAAATAATCAATTCTCCTTACACgttttgtatatgtttatggGTTTTTTGCTATTTTGACGATACACTACTGTTATTATTCGGCTACACTTATGCAGtctattactattattagtttttatgtaggctatatgactgCTTTAAActgtccatttcttttttattatgtgTATAGTTACGGTATTAGTGTTAGTCATTTTGGATAAACATGTCTGCAaagaaccataaccataacaacttGTGAAAAGTCCCAGGCCCCACTGGGATTATTTAGGCACACCCCATGCATGCTGTGCACTCCCCCCTCTTCACATATCTGCCCTTAGGGTAATATAAAAACAAGCAAAGTAAAGGGAATATCAACATTTGCCACTGTCTGatagtgctgtgcgatactacggtatatatcgttgtacgacagaaaaatgtctatcgtacgatacagtcctctaccgtttatatcgtaattttaacttgtgtggctgtgactgctcagaCAATTTAACTGCAGGTGCGTTGCCGCTTCTGGCAGCGGGCAGCgggcaacgtaaacttaatttactgactcgggatgggtggccaggcaagtgatagtagcagtggtataagcgggataatcaactccgcgccgtgcgtttatcggaaaataatgcacttatcgaagtgtaaagtcccctccgcctgcggcgtcggtccttattaccacttcgaacgtgcattattttcctataaacgcacggcgcgtcgttgattatcccttacatatatcgTTATCGTGGAGTAGAATTGTCTATATCGGGATataactttttgtccatatcgcacagcactactGTCTGATATAAAAACAATTTCTTGCTTTCATGTTCATTTTAGCTTTGCCTAGTAAACAAGCTCATTGTCACTACAATACCAGTATATAAgtctgtgtcagagagagacatagacccTTTTCAAAAGTCACTCTGCCATCTCCCTAGCCACTTGCTTTCTGCTTGCACATTCGCATGGAGGGTCCACCATATTAAGGGCCATCCAAAACCtgttaagtgtgagtgtgttataaACCCTCCAACGCCGAGTGAACACCGACGGCAACTTGCCGAAGCTGTGCATCAATTAATGTGGCACACCATGGAGAGCACTTCATACCAATGTGAGTTCTGAGTGAGTATGCctgtaaacaaatccatggtTACCTCAGAATCTGTTTCTGCTAGGCAGAGTGAAGTCTGTCCCAAAGCCGAGTGTGGTATGAGGGCTGTCAGTGTTATTCCTACCTAAGTGCACTCTGTAACCAAGGGGGAGTGGACAGGGACCAGTTTTGGAAAGGTCCATAGCCAGAGTCATAAAAAAAGGAtgtccttttttccctctttttgtgGAATATTACCTAAAATGGAGGACTTCAAAATCTACATATTAGAACCTAGATTATGAATATTTCATGAACAGATGAATTACCCTCAGTAATGTGGGAATACGCTACACCTTCTGGAGTAAGAAAGTGAGAAAAACTCCACAAGTAACTTTAATATATTCCTTCAGGTAAGCTTGGAGTTACACAAGTCTGCCTGCCGTCTGGCCAGCCGGCATGTTGTCAGATGTAATTCTGGTGAGAAGCAGCCACTGCAACGTCAGGTCTGGCTGAGGCTGTGCCCACCTTATCAAAGTTTTTTTCACCAAGCTCCAGCATCAGCACCCGGCCAGGATGTATGCCAGACAGTCATTATGCTCTGGGCACATGGCTCTAATGGTGAAGGCAGCCTATCCCTCTGTCCAAGCcatttctctctcgctcgcgcTTTTTGTCacccttgctctctcactctcccatcACGTATTCCTCgctcatcttttctctctctttttgtcactctgttctcctctgttctttctttcttcactcATCaactctctatctttccctctctcatgtcCTTGGCTCAGCCCACTTGCGCAGTCCTTTCTactcatcacctctctctctctcttgctctcgtgTCCTTGGCTCACCCCTGTCATGCAGTCCTCTCTACacatcacccctctctctctctatctctctctctctctctggctctgtctctctccttagCTCACCCCTGTCTAGCCTTGTCATTTTGTTAGCATACCAGCTCTGAAAATCTGTAGCATctcattattctctctctctctcacactctctctctctctctctctctctctctctctctctctctctctctcatgagtgtgtgtgtgtgtgtgtgggggggggggggttaacagGTCACCCTGTGCTCTGAAACATAATTGTGTTGTGGcggcccccacccccaacctccTCCCCGGTGGCAGAGTGACAAGGAGAGGTGCTCTTCAAAAGGAGGTCTGATTTCTTCCCATTTTTTCGCCTTCACCCAATTATCTTTCCCTTCAAATCCTCACCATAAAAGCCTCAGTTATCTGCCCAGCTTCCATTGTTAGGCTGTCTATCTTTGTCTTTTTCGATTTtatggtaaaaaaataaataaaaaataaaataaaaacagagacTTTTGAGCTGCAGACAATCTGTGGCCATTATTTGCCTGTGGTGGTGACACCTACGTTATGTCATAATTACATTATATAAAGGGTTCTTTTCAAAAGCGCACTTCAAAAGAGCATACAAGCTCTTCAAGGTGGTTTGGTATTACAGTGCTGTATAGCAGAGCCTTGCGGTTCTATGTAAGCAGCCACTCAAAAAGGTTTGTGTGAAAAAGACAGGGCAAAGTTAAGGCCGTGTCTGAGGACTGGGGTACCTGTTGGTGGAGCCATTGTAGCAGTAGTTGGGCAGGAAGTCATAGTTGAGCTCCCAGAAGACGTGCAGGGTGATGCGGCCGTAGGGGGCGGACACGTTGTGGTTGGCCTCCCGGAACATGGCGTCCATGCTGTCCAGTGTCAGGTACTTGCTCAGGAGCTTATGGGTCATACGGTTTATCTCCAGGAGACCTTCCAGCTCCTGAAAAGCATACAGACACAATGAGATAGAGGCGCAGGTGGGTGTACAGAACATACAGCAGTGAGGTAAAAGCACTCcatcacatttcacacacaaagcTCCTGGAGTCACAATGAGAcaaatccaggtgtgtgtacatacagcaGTGAGGTAAACTCACTTAGtcacatctctccttctctccctccctccctccctccctttctatctatctctctctctctccctcgctcacacacgcacgcaccacacacagctcctgAGAGGCTCAG
This genomic interval carries:
- the LOC134102310 gene encoding fibronectin type III domain-containing protein 9; this encodes MPITVQNITATSAMVSWPSAPVCLDTFYSVMYHPNWNSLLMGYTRKSFLRENRVPVSQTSTLLGNLSPQTTYILCVSCQSVAQPPVREQCQVFNTLYDGAEVSGGRRDLAMGVWLASSLLLLVIAVVLLWGCLYSMCPGQGQPLGEGGRCPAACSPHQSQTLVPGGRGRGGGGGAVQGAGDIRNSSFYTPSCSEEEEEE